One genomic region from Opisthocomus hoazin isolate bOpiHoa1 chromosome Z, bOpiHoa1.hap1, whole genome shotgun sequence encodes:
- the LOC142365734 gene encoding LOW QUALITY PROTEIN: junctional adhesion molecule A-like (The sequence of the model RefSeq protein was modified relative to this genomic sequence to represent the inferred CDS: inserted 2 bases in 1 codon; deleted 1 base in 1 codon), with translation RSLPRSPAPVPEPCPPLAASLVGARVTSETKEMPENKPAIISCSACRHSSSSXEWKFQKGSSLVLLYYGGELTEPYKNRVQFSNDYIRFSAVSREDTGKYICEVVGNGSQITQSEVNLIVQVLPSKPVAHVTSLATIGSKAVLHCTETDGSPPPTFRWYKDRVLMPTDPEGSLAFWNSSYTLDPTTGELGALRLGTPPPLPSPPAPLQIFEPWCAANTGDYSCEATNSVSSPQTSDDTVHMEASEVNVGGIVAAELVLLMVQALAVFGVWFAYRRGFFSKRKA, from the exons CGcagcctgccccgctccccggcccccgTCCCTGAGCCGTGTCCTCCCCTCGCAGCGTCCCTCGTGGGAGCCCGGGTCACCTCCGAGACCAAGGAAATGCCTGAGAACAAGC CCGCCATCATCTCCTGCTCAGCCTGTCGGCACAGCTCCAGCAG CGAGTGGAAGTTCCAGAAGGGCTCCTCGCTCGTGCTCCTGTACTACGGCGGGGAGCTGACAG AGCCGTACAAGAACCGGGTCCAGTTCTCGAATGACTACATCCGCTTCAGCGCAGTGAGC CGGGAGGACACGGGGAAGTACATCTGCGAGGTGGTGGGCAATGGCAGCCAGATCACCCAGTCGGAGGTCAACCTCATCGTCCAAG tgctgccctccaAGCCGGTGGCCCACGTCACCAGCTTGGCCACCATCGGCAGCAAGGCCGTGCTGCACTGCACCGAGACGGACGGCTCGCCGCCACCCACCTTCCGCTGGTACAAGGACAGGGTGCTTATGCCCACCGACCCCGAGGGCAGCCTGGCCTTCTGGAACTCCTCCTACACCCTGGACCCCACCACGGGGGAGCTGGGAGCCCTGCgcctggggaccccccctcccctgccctcaccccctgctcccctccagatCTTCGAGCCCTGGTGCGCTGCCAACACCGGCGACTACTCCTGCGAGGCAACCAACAGCGTGAGCTCCCCGCAGACGTCCGATGACACCGTCCACATGGAAGCCA GTGAGGTCAACGTGGGCGGCATCGTGGCGgcggagctggtgctgctgaTGGTGCAGGCACTGGCAGTCTTCGGCGTCTGGTTCGCCTACAGACGGGGCTTCTTCAGCA agAGAAAAGCGTAA